A single region of the Vicia villosa cultivar HV-30 ecotype Madison, WI linkage group LG4, Vvil1.0, whole genome shotgun sequence genome encodes:
- the LOC131596998 gene encoding uncharacterized protein LOC131596998 produces MNRIFHSYLDRFIVVFIDDILIYSKSEEEHVEHLRIALQVLKNNRLFAKFSKCEFWLGTVSFLGHVISGEGIAVDPSKVSAVLQWEPPKTVTEIRSFLGLAGYYRRFIEGFSNLALPLTQLTRKGQAFVWDAACEESFEELKKKLTTSLVLILPNPSEPFVVYYDASKMGLGGVLMQDGKVVAYASRQLRVHERNYPTHDLELAEVVFVLKIWRHYLYGSRFEVFRKANVVADALSRKTVHMSALMVKEMELIEQFRDLSMVCETKPDSVRLGMLKVNNDFLDVIKENQRLDVKLVDLIPTGEDNPDSDFKVDNLGVLRFRGRICVPDNEELRKAILEESHRSVPNTARGFDAIWVVVNRLTKSAHFIPINISFALSKLAEIYIRIIVKLHGVLSSIVSDIDPRFTSEFWKSLQEALGSKLKLSSAYHPQTDGQSERTIQSLEDLLRTCELEKGGAWDTHLPLIEFTYNNSYHSSIGMILQRVGTVAYSVALPPELSNLHDVFHVSQLRKYVSDPSHVIQRDEVQIHDNLTVEAMPIRIEDRKMKQL; encoded by the exons ATGAACCGTATATTTCATTCGTATTTGGATCGGTTTATtgtggtattcattgatgacataTTAATTTACTCTAAGTCAGAAGAGGAGCATGTAGAACACTTGAGAATTGCGTTGCAAGTGTTGAAGAATAATAGGTTATTCGCAAAGTTCTCGAAGTGCGAGTTTTGGCTAGGAACTGTGAGTTTCTTAGGACATGTTATTTCGGGTGAAGGTATAGCAGTGGATCCATCTAAAGTAAGTGCAGTACTTCAGTGGGAACCTCCGAAGACAGTGACGGAGATTAGAAGCTTTTTGGGTTTGGCAGGATATTATCGCAgatttattgaaggattttccaATTTGGCGTTACCATTAACTCAGTTGACGAGGAAGGGTCAAGCCTTTGTATGGGATGCAGCATGTGAGGAAAGTttcgaagagttgaagaagaagttaACTACATCGCTAGTGTTGATTCTACCAAATCCAAGTGAACCGTTTGTTGTGTACTACGATGCGTCTAAAATGGGATTAGGCGGAGTATTAATGCAAGATGGTAAGGTGGTGGCCTATGCTTCACGACAATTGAgggtgcatgagaggaattatcctactcatgatCTTGAATTAGCAGAAGTGGTTTTCGTATTGAAAATTTGGAGACACTACCTGTATGGATCaagatttgaagtgttca gaaaggctaatgtGGTAGCTGATGCGCTGAGTCGGAAGACGGTTCATATGTCGGCATTAATGGTGAAAGAAATGGAGTTAATTGAACAGTTCAGAGATCTGAGTATGGTTTGTGAGACGAAACCTGATAGTGTTAGATTGGGGATGCTGAAGGTAAATAATGACTTTTTGGATGTAATTAAGGAGAATCAGAGACTTGATGTGAAACTGGTGGATTTAATACCTACCGGAGAAGACAATCCTGATAGTGACTTTAAAGTGGATAATCTTGGTGTGTTGAGATTTCGGGGCAGAATTTGTGTGCCAGATAATGAAGAATTGAGGAAGGCGATTTTGGAGGAAAGTCACCGAA GTGTGCCGAATACAGCGCGGGGATTTGATGCTATTTGGGTAGTTGTGAATCGACTTACTAAGTCCgcacattttataccaattaacATCAGTTTTGCGTTGTCAAAGTTGGCGGAGATTTATATCAGAATAATTGTGAAGTTGCACGGCGTTCTATCGAGCATAGTGTCGGACAtagatccgaggtttacttcaGAATTTTGGAAGAGCTTGCAAGAAGCTCTGGGTTCTAAGTTAAAATTGAGTTCAGCTTACCATCCGCAGACGGACGGTCAGTCggagaggactattcaatcgCTAGAAGACTTGTTGAGAACTTGTGAATTGGAGAAAGGTGGTGCGTGGGATACTCATTTGCCATTGATTGAGTTCACGTATAATAATAGCTACCATTCTAgcattggaatg atttTGCAGAGAGTGGGTACAGTAGCATACAGTGTGGCATTGCCGCCTGAGCTTTCGaacttgcatgatgtgtttcatgtgtcacaacttcGAAAATATGTGTCTGATCCATCTCACGTCATTCAGAGGGATGAAGTCCAGATTCATGATAATCTCACTGTAGAAGCGATGCCGATTAGGATCGAAGATCGGAAGATGAAACAACTTTGA